In Primulina huaijiensis isolate GDHJ02 chromosome 6, ASM1229523v2, whole genome shotgun sequence, a single window of DNA contains:
- the LOC140979479 gene encoding serine/threonine-protein phosphatase PP1 isozyme 2-like has product MAAAAAAANGQGIEPAVLDDIINRLLEFRNARTVRQVQLSENEIRSLCATSREIFLSQPNLLELEAPIKICGDIHGQYGDLLRLFEYGGFPPEANYLFLGDYVDRGKQSLETICLLLAFKIKYPENFFLLRGNHECASINRIYGFYDECKRRFNVRLWKVFTDCFNCLPVAALIDEKILCMHGGLSPDLTSLDQIRNLSRPTDVPDSGLLCDLLWSDPSREIRGWGLNDRGVSYTFGPDKVAEFLMQQDMDLVCRAHQVIEDGYEFFADRQLVTIFSAPNYCGEFDNAGAMMSVDESLMCSFQILKPTDKKRLL; this is encoded by the exons atggcggcggcggcggcggcggctaATGGGCAGGGTATAGAGCCTGCCGTCTTGGATGACATCATCAATCGCTTGTTGGAGTTCCGCAACGCGAGGACTGTGCGTCAGGTGCAGCTGTCGGAGAATGAGATCCGCTCTTTATGTGCGACGTCCCGTGAAATCTTCCTCTCGCAGCCTAATCTTCTCGAGCTGGAAGCACCTATAAAGATCTGCG GTGATATTCATGGGCAATATGGAGATCTTTTAAGACTTTTTGAATATGGAGGATTTCCTCCAGAAGCCAATTATTTGTTCTTAGGGGACTATGTTGACCGTGGAAAACAAAGTTTAGAAACTATCTGCCTTCTTCTTGCCTTCAAAATCAAATATCCTGAGAATTTCTTTCTCTTACGTGGAAATCATGAATGTGCTTCTATTAATAGGATATATGGATTCTATGACGAATGTAAACGTCGATTTAATGTGAGACTATGGAAAGTTTTTACTGATTGTTTTAACTGCCTACCCGTGGCAGCTCTTATAGATGAGAAAATACTCTGCATGCATGGTGGTCTCTCCCCTGATCTAACAAGCTTGGATCAAATTAGAAATTTATCTCGTCCTACTGATGTCCCTGATTCTGGTTTGCTTTGTGATTTACTTTGGTCTGATCCCAGTAGAGAAATTAGAGGTTGGGGTTTGAATGATAGGGGAGTTTCATACACATTTGGTCCAGATAAGGTGGCCGAATTTTTGATGCAGCAAGATATGGACCTTGTTTGTCGTGCTCATCAG GTTATAGAAGATGGCTATGAATTTTTTGCAGATAGGCAACTGGTTACAATATTTTCTGCTCCAAATTATTGTGGAGAATTTGATAATGCAGGTGCTATGATGAGTGTTGATGAGAGTTTGATGTGCTCGTTTCAGATTCTGAAACCAACTGATAAAAAGAGACTACTGTGA